Proteins encoded in a region of the Aliivibrio fischeri ATCC 7744 = JCM 18803 = DSM 507 genome:
- a CDS encoding ABC transporter substrate-binding protein has product MNKQLTTIGIMASLFATSSFATDWTQIEKEAQGQTVYFHAWGGSQEINHYLQWANKELQSKYQVTLKHVKVSDISETIPRLIAEKAADKNTNGSVDMVWINGENFKSMKDNQLLFGPFTQDLPSWKYVDKMLPVDVDFSEPTDGLEAPWGVGQLVFIHDSENLTNPPHSFAEMLSYAQKKPNSLSYPRPPEFHGTSVLKSMLIELTDNNPALQKPVSESDFNAVTAPLWDYLEKFHKVAWRGGKQFPAGTSETIQLLDDGQLDLAVTFNPNAVYSAQANGNLANTTKAYAMDSGALSNIHFLAIPWNAKASAGAQVAINFLLSPEAQSRKGDLNVWGDPSVLSSKYLTGSAKNTQQFKSVSEPHPSWQAAIEKEWLKRFGS; this is encoded by the coding sequence ATGAATAAGCAACTTACCACCATCGGGATCATGGCTTCACTTTTTGCAACCTCCTCTTTTGCCACCGATTGGACACAAATTGAAAAAGAAGCTCAAGGACAAACGGTTTATTTTCATGCTTGGGGCGGTAGCCAAGAGATTAACCATTACCTTCAATGGGCAAATAAAGAACTGCAATCAAAATACCAAGTGACTTTAAAACACGTAAAAGTCAGTGATATATCTGAAACTATTCCACGCCTTATCGCTGAAAAAGCAGCGGATAAAAACACCAATGGCAGTGTTGATATGGTTTGGATTAACGGTGAAAACTTCAAATCCATGAAGGACAATCAATTATTGTTTGGTCCGTTTACTCAAGATTTACCAAGTTGGAAATACGTCGATAAAATGCTACCAGTCGATGTAGACTTTTCAGAGCCAACCGATGGTTTAGAAGCGCCTTGGGGAGTGGGTCAACTGGTATTTATTCATGACTCTGAGAACCTAACGAACCCACCACATTCATTTGCTGAAATGCTAAGTTATGCACAGAAAAAACCAAACAGCTTAAGTTACCCTCGCCCACCAGAGTTTCATGGGACGAGCGTCTTAAAATCTATGTTGATTGAGCTAACCGATAATAATCCTGCGCTGCAAAAACCCGTTTCTGAATCGGATTTTAATGCCGTAACCGCACCACTGTGGGATTACCTAGAAAAATTCCATAAAGTGGCCTGGCGTGGCGGTAAGCAGTTCCCTGCAGGTACATCAGAAACCATTCAACTACTTGATGATGGACAGCTTGATTTAGCCGTTACTTTCAATCCAAACGCTGTATATTCTGCACAAGCCAATGGTAACTTAGCTAATACGACTAAAGCTTATGCCATGGATTCTGGTGCACTATCTAACATTCACTTTTTAGCCATTCCATGGAATGCAAAAGCAAGTGCAGGTGCACAAGTTGCCATTAATTTCTTATTAAGCCCAGAGGCACAATCTCGTAAAGGGGATTTGAATGTCTGGGGTGATCCCTCTGTATTAAGTAGCAAATACCTAACGGGTAGCGCAAAGAATACACAACAATTTAAATCTGTTTCTGAACCGCACCCAAGTTGGCAAGCGGCTATCGAAAAAGAATGGTTAAAACGCTTCGGTAGTTAA
- a CDS encoding ABC transporter permease, whose translation MLRALYLIIIAVCILPTLPGLLGVAVSALGYIPPLGMHHFSLDGFALVFSWEGVWRSIGLTIYSAIASSYLACLITFAVLQATWGSKFWRKVELSLSPLLATPHVAFAIGFAFLFAPTGMGVRALHSLFGYDASPQDINDLAFLIKDPHALGLIVMLALKEVPFLLLMSISILTQLKIDQIEKVSASLGYSKAQMWWKCVFPQWLTKLRFPMLAVIAYSLSVVDVALIIGPTNPPTFAVLVWQWFTEPDLSLLPRAAAGAVVLFAIASLLIAFARLVEWTITKGIRCWQYSGRSGISLPGKSLFLLIISLTVLMVPLMLIWSFAQRWRFPDLLPSRYSERFWQLEWDSILSTINQSLSIAIITASIALVLAVLAHEYRIKYKWQVPGYIIAIPMLIPQLSILFGLQVVTLYLSSDSYFFWVCWAHVFFAFPFVYLALDGPWKSFDTGLTRVALSLGKSPFQAWWKVKMPILLPAIVFAWAVGISVSLAQYLPTLMLGAGRISTITTEAVALSSGFDRRVTAIYAIWQALLPLFFFTFAIMISRLPMKCRRLSI comes from the coding sequence ATGTTACGAGCTCTATATCTTATTATTATTGCAGTCTGTATTCTGCCTACACTTCCCGGTTTACTGGGAGTTGCAGTGTCTGCTCTGGGCTATATTCCACCTCTTGGTATGCATCACTTCTCTTTGGATGGTTTTGCATTGGTCTTTTCTTGGGAGGGAGTATGGCGCTCAATCGGGCTCACAATATATTCAGCCATTGCAAGCAGCTACTTAGCGTGTTTGATCACCTTCGCTGTTTTACAAGCCACATGGGGAAGTAAATTTTGGCGAAAAGTGGAGTTATCACTATCGCCTTTATTAGCTACACCCCATGTCGCTTTTGCTATTGGTTTTGCTTTTTTGTTTGCACCAACAGGGATGGGAGTTCGCGCTCTTCATAGCCTATTTGGTTACGATGCTTCACCTCAAGACATTAATGATCTCGCGTTCTTAATCAAAGACCCTCATGCACTTGGTTTAATTGTGATGCTGGCATTAAAAGAAGTGCCGTTCTTACTGCTAATGAGCATCTCAATTCTTACTCAACTCAAAATTGATCAAATTGAGAAAGTCAGTGCCTCTTTGGGTTATAGCAAAGCACAAATGTGGTGGAAATGCGTGTTTCCACAATGGTTAACAAAATTGCGTTTCCCTATGCTTGCGGTTATTGCGTACAGTTTATCTGTTGTTGATGTCGCATTAATTATTGGGCCAACCAACCCACCGACTTTTGCGGTTTTAGTTTGGCAATGGTTTACCGAGCCTGACTTGAGTTTACTGCCTCGTGCAGCGGCTGGAGCTGTTGTACTTTTCGCTATTGCTTCTCTATTAATCGCTTTTGCTCGCTTGGTTGAATGGACGATAACAAAAGGCATTAGATGCTGGCAATATTCAGGCCGTAGCGGTATTTCTCTTCCTGGTAAATCACTTTTCTTACTCATCATTTCACTCACAGTGTTAATGGTGCCATTAATGCTTATCTGGAGTTTTGCACAACGTTGGCGCTTCCCAGATTTATTACCAAGTCGTTATAGTGAACGATTTTGGCAACTAGAATGGGACAGCATTTTAAGCACCATAAATCAGAGTCTTTCCATTGCTATCATTACCGCTTCTATTGCGCTAGTGCTTGCGGTGTTAGCTCATGAATACCGCATTAAATACAAATGGCAAGTTCCGGGCTATATCATTGCGATTCCAATGCTTATCCCTCAACTTTCTATATTATTTGGCTTGCAAGTGGTGACACTTTATCTAAGTAGCGATTCCTATTTCTTCTGGGTGTGTTGGGCACATGTTTTCTTTGCTTTCCCATTTGTTTACTTAGCTCTCGATGGTCCTTGGAAGAGTTTTGATACGGGTCTTACTCGTGTTGCTCTAAGCTTAGGAAAATCACCATTTCAAGCGTGGTGGAAGGTAAAAATGCCGATCTTACTTCCTGCTATTGTTTTTGCGTGGGCGGTTGGGATCAGCGTGAGTTTAGCGCAATACCTTCCGACATTAATGCTCGGCGCGGGTCGAATTAGCACGATTACAACTGAAGCGGTTGCGCTTTCAAGCGGTTTTGATCGTAGAGTGACTGCGATATACGCAATTTGGCAGGCTTTACTACCGTTATTTTTCTTTACCTTTGCGATTATGATCAGCCGTTTGCCGATGAAATGTCGCCGTCTTTCTATTTAA
- a CDS encoding ATP-binding cassette domain-containing protein: MCLYLENLAIHKTGGEALFTSLNMRVKKGEILTLMGPSGCGKSTLLDVIAGHLSDEFSYSGNLTLDSTDLTKLPAHKRNVGILFQDDLLFPHLTVWENLAFALPNAIKGNDRKTQAMQALEHISLTKLANSFPAQISGGQRARISLTRMLLAKPKVALLDEPFSKLDKDLRIQFRDWVVEQLKEANIPALMVTHDKEDVPQGSRVLTWPWEVTHA; this comes from the coding sequence ATGTGTCTTTATCTCGAAAACCTCGCTATTCATAAAACTGGTGGTGAAGCTCTATTTACCTCTCTGAATATGAGAGTAAAAAAAGGAGAAATCCTAACCTTAATGGGGCCTAGTGGCTGTGGAAAATCAACTTTGCTAGATGTCATTGCTGGCCATCTGTCTGATGAATTTTCTTATTCTGGAAATCTAACTCTAGACAGTACTGATTTAACCAAGCTCCCTGCTCACAAACGTAATGTCGGGATCTTATTTCAAGACGACTTGTTATTTCCTCACCTCACCGTTTGGGAAAACTTAGCGTTTGCACTGCCTAATGCAATCAAAGGCAATGATCGTAAAACACAAGCAATGCAAGCATTAGAACATATCTCGCTAACCAAGCTTGCCAACTCTTTTCCTGCTCAGATTTCTGGTGGTCAACGAGCGCGCATCAGTTTAACTCGTATGCTACTTGCAAAACCCAAAGTGGCCCTTCTGGATGAACCATTTAGTAAATTAGATAAAGACCTTCGTATTCAATTTAGAGATTGGGTGGTTGAACAGCTAAAAGAAGCCAATATTCCGGCTTTAATGGTGACACACGATAAAGAAGATGTACCACAAGGAAGTCGAGTACTTACTTGGCCTTGGGAGGTAACTCATGCTTGA
- a CDS encoding CDP-alcohol phosphatidyltransferase family protein, with protein MLDSFSIKVIRWPLAQSAKLINKLGITANQTTLFGFVLGCLAFPALIAEQYLLALVFIALNRICDGLDGALARIQGITDAGGFLDISLDFLFYSLIPFGFVLANPDQNAIAGAFLIFSFVGTGSSFLAFAIMASKQGIDNPVYKHKSLYYMSGLTEGTETIACFIAFCLFPTHFAIIAYVFGAACWFTTFTRIYSGFHTLKP; from the coding sequence ATGCTTGATAGTTTCAGTATTAAAGTGATTCGCTGGCCTTTAGCGCAAAGTGCCAAGCTCATTAATAAACTGGGAATTACAGCCAACCAAACGACGCTATTTGGCTTTGTTTTAGGTTGCTTAGCTTTCCCTGCTCTTATTGCAGAGCAATATTTGTTGGCTCTAGTATTTATTGCTTTGAATCGCATTTGTGATGGATTAGATGGGGCATTAGCTCGAATACAAGGCATCACCGATGCGGGCGGCTTTCTTGATATCAGTTTAGATTTTCTGTTTTATTCTCTGATCCCTTTTGGATTTGTTCTTGCTAATCCTGATCAAAATGCCATTGCGGGTGCGTTTTTAATTTTCTCGTTTGTTGGGACAGGAAGCAGTTTTTTAGCTTTTGCCATCATGGCAAGTAAGCAAGGAATTGATAATCCAGTTTATAAACACAAATCCCTTTATTACATGAGCGGCTTAACCGAAGGAACAGAAACCATTGCATGTTTTATCGCATTTTGTCTGTTTCCAACCCATTTTGCCATTATCGCCTATGTTTTTGGTGCCGCTTGTTGGTTTACCACCTTTACTCGCATTTACTCTGGATTCCATACTCTAAAACCGTAA
- a CDS encoding NCS2 family permease: protein MSQDNAQQVETTSNFEKKLDGFFKISQRGSSVRTEMIAGLTTFLAMVYSVIVVPSMLGAAGFDTGAVFVATCLVAAFGSLLMGLWVNLPMAIGCAISLTAFTAFSLVLGQGVSIPVALGAVFIMGALFTLITVTGVRQWILNNLPSGIAHGTGIGIGLFLLLIAADGTGLIVKNAHAGLPIMLGDITSFSVIMSVLGLAAIFGLEKKRVPGGILLVIVAISIIGLIFDPSVTYNGFFALPSLETADGSSLIGSMDIMGALTPAILPVVVALVMTAVFDATGTIRALAGQANLLDKDGKIIDGGKALTADSASSMVAGFVGGAPAAVYIESAAGTAAGGKTGLTATVVGVLFLVMIFLSPVSYLVPTYATAPALMYVGLLMLSNVSKLDFEDSVDALSGLVCAVFIILSANIVTGIMIGFTTLVVGRVFAGEIKKLNVGIVSITIALIIFYVGGWAI, encoded by the coding sequence ATGTCTCAGGACAATGCTCAACAAGTTGAAACAACATCAAATTTTGAAAAGAAATTGGATGGATTTTTTAAGATTTCACAACGTGGTAGTTCAGTTCGAACAGAAATGATCGCGGGTTTAACTACTTTTTTAGCGATGGTTTATTCGGTTATTGTTGTACCAAGCATGTTAGGAGCGGCAGGCTTTGATACTGGTGCAGTATTTGTTGCTACCTGTTTAGTTGCTGCATTTGGTTCACTATTAATGGGTTTATGGGTTAACTTACCAATGGCAATTGGTTGTGCTATCTCACTAACCGCGTTTACTGCATTCAGTTTAGTATTAGGTCAAGGTGTAAGTATTCCAGTTGCCCTTGGTGCTGTATTTATTATGGGTGCTTTGTTTACACTTATTACGGTAACAGGCGTGCGTCAGTGGATTTTAAATAACTTACCATCAGGTATTGCTCATGGTACTGGTATTGGTATCGGCCTTTTCTTACTGTTAATTGCAGCAGATGGCACGGGACTTATCGTAAAAAATGCACATGCGGGTCTGCCTATTATGCTAGGTGACATTACTTCGTTTTCTGTGATCATGTCAGTGCTTGGTCTTGCGGCTATCTTTGGTTTAGAAAAGAAACGTGTTCCTGGTGGCATTTTATTAGTGATTGTTGCTATCTCAATCATCGGTTTAATTTTTGATCCAAGCGTAACTTACAATGGGTTCTTTGCTTTGCCGAGTCTGGAAACTGCTGACGGTAGTTCATTGATCGGTTCTATGGATATCATGGGTGCTTTAACACCTGCGATTCTTCCTGTTGTGGTTGCTTTAGTTATGACGGCAGTGTTTGATGCGACAGGTACTATTCGAGCGTTAGCAGGCCAAGCTAATTTATTAGATAAAGACGGTAAAATCATTGATGGTGGTAAGGCATTAACAGCGGATTCTGCAAGCTCAATGGTTGCTGGTTTTGTTGGTGGTGCACCGGCTGCTGTTTATATTGAATCGGCGGCAGGTACTGCTGCTGGTGGTAAAACAGGCCTTACAGCAACTGTGGTTGGCGTATTATTTTTAGTTATGATTTTCTTATCGCCAGTAAGCTACTTAGTACCTACCTATGCAACGGCTCCTGCACTTATGTACGTTGGTTTATTAATGCTAAGTAATGTATCTAAACTGGATTTTGAAGATTCAGTTGATGCGTTATCTGGCCTTGTGTGTGCGGTATTCATTATTCTTTCTGCAAACATCGTAACAGGTATCATGATCGGCTTTACTACACTTGTTGTTGGCCGTGTTTTTGCTGGTGAGATTAAGAAACTGAATGTTGGTATTGTTTCTATCACGATTGCATTGATTATTTTCTATGTTGGCGGCTGGGCTATTTAA
- a CDS encoding methyl-accepting chemotaxis protein — protein MKTDSSNYKEVLFPKEYNLLSITSPSSHITYASKEFCEVAGFTLDELNSQPHNIVRHPDMPSEAFKDMWSHLKNKKSWMGLVKNKCKDGNYYWVDAFASPILQNGEIKEYQSVRLSPSREHISNAEKVYASLKSGKKPLKLTLPRTRLWQRFALTLIPSFIVAALISYQWSPLFGLSLLSTLSLLSVYSLTRRLEQLSTKAKAVFDNPLMELIYTNHVDDISEIELALKMRQSEINAIIGRIQDSNEQIETLAKSSTSNCLDTVNNLNEQTQETNQVANAIQEMSASVNDIAANVLSTAQATEEAYQVTSEGMTTVTETVNSIQMLSTQLTNASNIIATLEARGNEIGSVLTVIQAIAEQTNLLALNAAIEAARAGEQGRGFAVVADEVRALAQRSQDSAKEIQDMIKQIQQSTQDAVEAMEQGKSLSSVCVGSANKSGHTLQESFEQVSAIAEKNTQISVAIEQIVKVSEDMNTNIQSINNVCEHTHNIANETMKECNTLSETIDSQGSLVAQFRNV, from the coding sequence ATGAAAACAGATTCGTCTAATTATAAAGAAGTTCTATTTCCCAAAGAATATAACTTGCTATCAATTACCTCCCCATCAAGTCATATTACTTATGCAAGTAAAGAGTTTTGTGAAGTAGCTGGATTTACGTTAGATGAATTGAATTCACAACCCCATAACATCGTGCGTCATCCAGATATGCCGAGTGAGGCATTTAAAGATATGTGGTCTCACCTAAAAAACAAAAAATCATGGATGGGGCTAGTTAAAAATAAATGTAAAGACGGAAACTACTATTGGGTTGATGCTTTCGCCTCCCCGATTCTTCAAAATGGTGAAATAAAAGAGTATCAATCCGTTAGACTAAGTCCTTCTCGAGAGCATATTTCTAACGCTGAAAAAGTATATGCTTCATTAAAATCAGGTAAGAAACCATTAAAATTAACATTGCCAAGAACTCGTTTATGGCAACGCTTCGCTTTAACATTAATACCTAGTTTTATTGTTGCGGCGCTTATTTCATATCAATGGTCCCCTTTATTTGGCTTAAGTCTTTTGAGTACACTTTCGCTATTGAGTGTCTATTCTTTAACTCGTCGTTTAGAGCAATTATCAACTAAAGCAAAAGCGGTCTTTGATAATCCACTAATGGAGTTAATTTACACGAATCATGTGGATGATATTTCAGAAATAGAACTTGCGTTAAAAATGCGTCAATCTGAAATTAATGCCATTATTGGGCGCATTCAAGACTCTAACGAGCAGATTGAAACACTAGCTAAATCATCAACTTCTAACTGTCTAGATACCGTTAATAACCTGAACGAACAAACTCAAGAAACCAATCAAGTCGCTAATGCTATCCAAGAAATGTCAGCTTCCGTTAACGATATTGCGGCAAATGTTCTAAGTACAGCTCAAGCAACAGAAGAAGCATATCAAGTCACTTCAGAGGGAATGACAACGGTTACAGAAACTGTAAATTCAATCCAGATGCTTTCAACACAGCTCACCAATGCTTCCAATATTATTGCAACGCTTGAAGCACGCGGAAACGAAATTGGTTCAGTGTTAACTGTAATACAAGCGATTGCAGAACAAACAAATCTATTAGCGTTAAATGCCGCAATAGAAGCAGCACGAGCCGGAGAACAAGGCAGAGGGTTTGCTGTTGTTGCTGATGAAGTCAGAGCGTTAGCTCAACGAAGTCAAGATTCAGCAAAAGAAATTCAAGATATGATCAAACAGATACAACAAAGTACACAAGATGCCGTTGAAGCAATGGAACAAGGTAAATCACTATCTAGTGTATGCGTAGGTTCAGCAAATAAATCAGGCCATACGTTACAAGAATCCTTTGAGCAAGTGAGTGCTATTGCTGAAAAAAACACTCAAATATCCGTTGCAATTGAGCAAATTGTCAAAGTATCCGAAGACATGAATACAAACATTCAATCAATTAATAATGTCTGTGAACATACGCACAACATTGCAAATGAAACCATGAAAGAGTGCAATACGCTCTCAGAGACAATTGATTCTCAAGGATCTCTGGTCGCTCAATTCCGAAACGTATAA
- a CDS encoding M3 family metallopeptidase, with the protein MTATAYLNDLNQRYLSIHRTKENFFWDTYMGLSDDHNGSTEAETAWTQFLSDATQIPAIKQQIKQAESITNTEEKEQTLIGLQGWLATFKSHAIESETAQKLKSELIKFEAGLFEKKQNHAMTYVNEAGDTIEGSLPVLASVVRTSSNQATRHSAHQAFLDLEQWLLQNGFIELIKLRNQFARSQGFETFFDYSVTKKEKMSADELFTILDDFEKRTHECHQQSLNQLAADKGKDALLAHNFVFSFAGDAMRDLDPYVPFSKSLRRWVESFGRLNIEFSGAELTLDLLDRKGKYPNGFCHGPIPSFYDQNQWIAAKVNFTSNAKPDQIGSGYDGMNTLFHEGGHAAHFSNVKMNAPCFSQEFAPTSMAYAETQSMFCDSLLTDADWLKQYALDDNGTPVPDEIIKAIIDSKQPFKAYQERSILVVPYFERALYRLSDEELTPENITALARASEKKILGLACSPRPLMAIPHLVSDEAACAYHGYLLAHMAVYQTRAYFTKKFGYLTDNPEIGPLLTKHYWNAGNSVSHNDSIIALTGEGFNAKYLADECNLSAQDAWKVEQDKIAELNSRTQADVAPLHANITIIDGPTTLASNAESNQKMCDDFEAYIKKTYGR; encoded by the coding sequence ATGACTGCTACCGCTTATCTTAATGACTTAAACCAACGTTATTTATCTATTCATCGCACCAAAGAAAACTTCTTTTGGGATACCTATATGGGGCTGAGTGATGATCATAACGGCTCAACAGAAGCTGAAACGGCTTGGACGCAATTCTTAAGTGACGCCACACAAATTCCAGCCATAAAGCAACAAATCAAACAAGCTGAATCCATTACAAATACAGAGGAAAAAGAGCAAACTCTGATTGGATTGCAAGGCTGGTTAGCCACATTTAAATCACATGCTATCGAGTCTGAAACCGCACAGAAGCTAAAATCAGAACTGATAAAATTTGAAGCGGGTTTGTTTGAGAAAAAACAAAACCATGCCATGACTTATGTGAATGAAGCGGGTGATACCATTGAAGGTTCTCTTCCTGTTCTTGCATCTGTTGTTCGTACCAGCTCTAATCAAGCGACACGTCACTCTGCTCACCAAGCCTTTCTCGATTTAGAACAATGGCTACTACAAAATGGTTTTATTGAACTGATCAAACTTCGTAACCAATTTGCTCGCTCTCAAGGATTTGAGACTTTCTTTGATTATTCAGTAACGAAAAAAGAGAAAATGAGCGCTGATGAGTTATTTACCATTTTGGATGACTTTGAAAAGCGTACCCATGAATGTCATCAACAAAGCTTAAACCAACTAGCTGCTGATAAAGGGAAAGACGCACTACTTGCACATAACTTCGTTTTCTCATTTGCTGGCGATGCTATGCGAGACTTAGATCCATATGTGCCTTTCTCTAAATCATTACGTCGTTGGGTTGAATCATTTGGCCGCTTGAATATTGAGTTTTCAGGCGCAGAATTAACATTGGATTTATTAGATCGTAAAGGTAAATATCCAAATGGATTCTGTCATGGTCCAATTCCTTCGTTCTACGATCAAAACCAATGGATTGCAGCAAAAGTTAACTTCACCAGTAACGCTAAGCCAGATCAAATTGGTAGTGGTTATGACGGTATGAATACCTTATTCCACGAAGGTGGTCATGCGGCTCACTTCTCAAATGTAAAAATGAACGCACCGTGTTTTTCTCAAGAGTTTGCTCCAACATCAATGGCATACGCTGAAACTCAATCGATGTTTTGTGACAGCTTATTAACCGATGCTGACTGGTTAAAACAATACGCATTAGATGATAATGGTACTCCTGTTCCTGATGAGATTATTAAGGCTATCATTGATTCCAAACAACCGTTTAAAGCATACCAAGAGCGCAGTATTTTGGTTGTACCTTACTTTGAGCGTGCGTTATATCGATTAAGTGACGAAGAACTCACGCCAGAAAACATCACTGCACTAGCTCGTGCTTCAGAGAAGAAAATCTTAGGGCTAGCGTGCAGCCCTCGTCCACTAATGGCAATACCACATTTAGTGTCAGATGAAGCGGCCTGTGCTTATCATGGTTACTTACTTGCACACATGGCGGTATATCAAACTCGCGCTTATTTCACTAAGAAATTTGGCTACTTAACTGATAACCCAGAGATCGGCCCATTGCTTACTAAGCATTATTGGAATGCTGGCAACAGTGTTAGTCACAATGATTCAATCATTGCATTAACAGGGGAAGGATTTAACGCGAAATACTTAGCTGATGAATGTAATTTATCGGCACAAGATGCATGGAAAGTAGAGCAAGATAAAATCGCAGAGTTAAACTCTCGAACCCAAGCAGACGTTGCACCTTTACATGCCAACATCACGATTATTGATGGACCTACAACATTAGCAAGCAATGCTGAGTCCAACCAAAAAATGTGTGATGATTTTGAAGCTTATATTAAAAAAACATACGGTAGATAA
- a CDS encoding IS4 family transposase has protein sequence MSEFSRELQLTAEFHLPESMDSFRKNIPIEWISEAVNQTGRAAIRKRRFPAEQAVWLVLGIGLMRNRSISDVCDKLELAFPDAKGELPPLATSSIVKARQRIGYEPLRYLFHTTASKWETEESPDLVCGLKLMSVDGTQFKTPETKDNQKLGYATGKATFPSVLAVTLMSTRTHLISDAAFGPITNSEISYAQQLVGSAPNNSLTLFDRGFMSAELFESWRNAGKNTHWLTPIKSKFRYDVLEEFSDYDKLIKMPVSPDAKQKYPHLGDSWQARLVLIPEPKGEIKGFITSLECPVTYPLKDIVEIYWERWEIEQGYGELKQGQLNNQAVLRSLKIEGIYQELWGILISYNLVRLEMKRMADFHKMEPLRISFINALRLIQDEFLWCSGRTPGTVPKKLKNLRESGKRLILPKKRKRKPFPRQVLYKAPRYPYKKRATSC, from the coding sequence ATGTCTGAGTTTTCTCGTGAATTACAATTAACTGCAGAATTTCACCTTCCTGAATCTATGGATTCATTTCGGAAAAATATTCCTATTGAGTGGATTTCAGAAGCCGTTAACCAAACTGGTCGCGCCGCTATCAGAAAGCGCAGATTTCCTGCTGAACAAGCTGTTTGGTTAGTGCTTGGAATTGGCTTAATGCGTAACCGCTCCATTAGCGATGTTTGTGATAAATTAGAATTAGCCTTCCCTGATGCTAAAGGGGAGCTCCCTCCCTTGGCCACAAGTAGTATCGTAAAAGCTAGACAGCGTATTGGTTATGAACCATTACGTTACCTATTTCATACCACTGCGAGTAAATGGGAGACAGAAGAATCGCCTGATTTAGTTTGTGGACTTAAACTCATGAGCGTTGACGGGACTCAATTTAAAACCCCTGAAACTAAGGATAACCAAAAGCTAGGCTACGCGACAGGTAAGGCTACATTTCCTTCAGTTCTTGCTGTTACCCTCATGTCTACACGCACCCACCTTATTTCAGATGCTGCTTTTGGACCAATAACCAATAGTGAAATATCTTATGCACAACAATTAGTTGGCTCCGCTCCAAATAATTCATTAACTCTTTTTGACCGTGGTTTTATGTCCGCTGAACTTTTTGAATCATGGCGTAATGCAGGAAAAAATACTCATTGGTTAACTCCAATAAAAAGTAAATTTAGGTACGACGTTTTAGAAGAGTTTTCAGACTACGATAAACTGATTAAAATGCCAGTTTCGCCTGATGCAAAACAGAAATATCCTCACCTCGGAGATAGCTGGCAAGCTCGTTTAGTTTTAATACCTGAGCCGAAAGGAGAGATCAAAGGGTTTATTACTTCATTAGAGTGTCCTGTGACTTATCCATTGAAAGATATTGTTGAAATTTACTGGGAACGATGGGAAATAGAACAAGGTTATGGTGAATTAAAACAAGGTCAACTTAACAATCAAGCAGTGCTTAGAAGCTTGAAAATAGAAGGAATATATCAAGAGTTATGGGGGATTTTGATTTCTTATAACCTCGTTCGTCTAGAAATGAAAAGAATGGCCGATTTTCATAAAATGGAACCATTAAGAATAAGCTTTATTAATGCGTTAAGGCTAATCCAAGATGAGTTCCTGTGGTGTTCAGGGCGAACACCAGGAACAGTGCCCAAGAAGCTGAAAAATCTACGAGAAAGCGGAAAGCGTCTAATCCTGCCAAAGAAAAGAAAGCGAAAACCATTTCCGCGACAAGTGCTTTATAAAGCACCGCGCTACCCTTATAAAAAAAGAGCCACTAGCTGTTAA